In one Gossypium hirsutum isolate 1008001.06 chromosome D09, Gossypium_hirsutum_v2.1, whole genome shotgun sequence genomic region, the following are encoded:
- the LOC107891289 gene encoding uncharacterized protein isoform X1 codes for MFSVQKWKCSWSMVATVASIIVLVSVVHLFLFPVVPSLDYFSARQVQYKCVPINSSLEQSTDHVWENKPQGLNLDHRFPTDLHNGVVYRNAPWKAEIGRWLSGCDAIATEVNIVETLGGRRCKSDCSGQGVCNHELGQCRCFHGFSGEACSERLNLSCNYPGTPELPYGRWVVSICSAHCDTTRAMCFCGEGTKYPNRPVAEACGFQMNLPSEPEGAKLTDWAKADLDNIFTTNGSKPGWCNVDPAAAYDSKVLFKEECDCKYDGLWGRFCEVPVESVCINQCSGNGHCRGGFCQCYNGWYGTDCSIPSVVSPIGEWPKWLKPAHLDIPSNEVTGRLVNLNAAVEKKRPLIYVYDLPPEFNSLLLEGRHFKFECVNRIYDERNATLWTEQLYGSQMAMYESILASPHRTLNGEEADFFFVPVLDACIITRADDAPHLSLENHTGLRSSLTLEFYKKAYEHIIEKYPYWNRSAGKDHIWSFSWDEGACYAPKEIWNSMMLVHWGNTNSKHNHSTTAYWADNWDKIPSDRRGNHSCFDPAKDLVLPAWKRPDVTSLSAKLWSRPRENRKTLFYFNGNLGPAYTSGRPEATYSMGIRQKLADEFGSTPNKEGKLGKQYAEDVVVTPLRSENYHEDIANSTFCAVLPGDGWSGRMEDSILQGCIPVVIQDGIFLPYENMLNYESFAVRIREDEIPNLIKILRNINETEIEFKLTNVQKIWQRFLYHDSILLEAERQQTGFGRVEDWAVEFLQQSDDDVFTTFLQVLHYKLHNDPWRLELAHLKKDYGLPPECLIRIK; via the exons ATGTTTTCTGTTCAGAAGTGGAAATGCTCATGGTCTATGGTGGCTACAGTTGCTTCTATTATAGTGCTAGTTTCAGTAGTTCATCTATTCCTGTTTCCTGTCGTCCCATCTCTTGATTACTTCAGTGCTCGGCAAGTCCAGTACAAATGTGTTCCAATTAATTCATCACTTGAACAGAGTACTGATCATGTTTGGGAAAATAAACCACAAGGTCTTAATTTAGATCACAGGTTTCCTACCGACTTGCATAATGGAGTTGTTTATCGTAATGCACCGTGGAAGGCAGAGATAGGCCGCTGGCTTTCTGGTTGTGATGCTATTGCTACAGAAGTCAACATTGTTGAG ACACTAGGTGGGAGGCGCTGCAAATCTGACTGCAGTGGTCAAGGTGTTTGCAATCATGAGTTGGGCCAATGTAGATGCTTTCACGGATTTAGTG GAGAAGCATGCTCCGAGAGGCTAAATTTGAGTTGCAATTACCCTGGAACACCAGAGCTACCATATGGGAGATGGGTTGTCTCGATATGTTCTGCTCATTGTGACACTACTCGAGCTATGTGCTTTTGTGGAGAAGGCACAAAATATCCAAATCGTCCTGTGGCTGAGGCATGTGGGTTTCAAATGAA CTTACCTTCTGAACCTGAAGGTGCCAAACTGACTGATTGGGCAAAAGCCGACCTGGATAATATTTTTACAACAAATGGGAGCAAACCAGGATGGTGTAACGTAGACCCAGCTGCTGCATATGATTCAAAAGTGCTGTTTAAAGAGGAATGTGATTGCAAATATGATGGACTTTGGGGGCGTTTCTGTGAAGTTCCTGTTGAAAGTGTTTGTATCAATCAATGTTCTGGAAATGGCCATTGCCGTGGTGGGTTTTGTCAG tgCTATAATGGATGGTACGGGACAGACTGCAGTATTCCTTCAGTTGTATCTCCAATTGGAGAGTGGCCTAAGTGGCTCAAACCTGCTCATCTTGATATTCCTAGTAATGAAGTCACAGGCAGACTTGTCAATCTCAATGCTGCAGTTGAAAAGAAAAGGCcccttatatatgtatatgatttacCTCCTGAGTTCAATAGCTTGCTTCTTGAG GGACGGCATTTTAAGTTCGAGTGTGTGAACAGAATCTATGATGAAAGGAATGCAACATTGTGGACAGAGCAGTTGTATGGCTCCCAG ATGGCTATGTATGAGAGTATTCTAGCGAGTCCACATCGAACATTAAATGGTGAAGAAGCAGATTTTTTCTTTGTTCCTGTTCTGGATGCTTGCATCATAACACGTGCTGATGATGCACCCCATTTGAGCTTGGAG AACCATACTGGTTTGAGGAGCTCTCTCACTCTGGAATTTTATAAGAAGGCATATGAGCATATTATTGAGAAATATCCGTACTGGAACCGCTCAGCAGGAAAAGACCATATTTgg TCCTTTTCATGGGATGAAGGTGCTTGCTATGCCCCCAAGGAGATATGGAATAGCATGATGTTGGTTCACTGGGGTAATACAAATTCTAAGCACAACCACTCAACGACAGCCTACTGGGCTGACAACTGGGACAAGATTCCATCTGATAGAAGAGGCAACCATTCTTGTTTTGATCCTGCAAAAGATCTTGTTCTTCCTGCTTGGAAACGCCCTGATGTTACTTCTTTAAGTGCAAAACTGTGGTCTAG GCCTCGTGAGAACCGGAAGACACTTTTTTACTTCAATGGAAATCTAGGACCAGCTTACACAAGTGGAAGACCAGAAGCTAC GTATAGCATGGGGATCAGACAGAAACTGGCCGATGAATTTGGATCAACCCCTAACAAGGAAGGAAAACTAGGGAAACAGTATGCGGAAGATGTGGTTGTGACTCCACTTCGTTCTGAAAACTATCATGAGGATATAGCCAATTCTACTTTCTGTGCGGTGCTGCCTGGAGATGGCTGGAGTGGTCGTATGGAAGATAGTATTTTGCAAGGATGCATTCCTGTGGTTATTCAG GATGGTATATTCCTACCTTACGAGAATATGCTCAACTATGAAAGCTTTGCTGTTAGAATACGTGAAGATGAAATTCCAAATTTGATAAAGATTCTTCGG AACATAAATGAAACTGAAATAGAGTTCAAGTTGACCAATGTACAGAAAATATGGCAGCGGTTCCTTTATCACGATTCTATTTTGCTAGAAGCCGAGAGGCAACAAACTGGTTTTGGCCGAGTGGAGGATTGGGCAGTTGAATTCTTGCAACAATCTGACGATGATGTCTTCACAACATTTCTACAG GTTTTGCACTACAAGTTACATAATGACCCTTGGAGGCTGGAACTTGCTCACCTTAAAAAAGACTACGGATTACCACCAGAATGTTTGATAAGAATCAAGTGA
- the LOC107891289 gene encoding uncharacterized protein isoform X2 translates to MFSVQKWKCSWSMVATVASIIVLVSVVHLFLFPVVPSLDYFSARQVQYKCVPINSSLEQSTDHVWENKPQGLNLDHRFPTDLHNGVVYRNAPWKAEIGRWLSGCDAIATEVNIVETLGGRRCKSDCSGQGVCNHELGQCRCFHGFSGEACSERLNLSCNYPGTPELPYGRWVVSICSAHCDTTRAMCFCGEGTKYPNRPVAEACGFQMNLPSEPEGAKLTDWAKADLDNIFTTNGSKPGWCNVDPAAAYDSKVLFKEECDCKYDGLWGRFCEVPVESVCINQCSGNGHCRGGFCQCYNGWYGTDCSIPSVVSPIGEWPKWLKPAHLDIPSNEVTGRLVNLNAAVEKKRPLIYVYDLPPEFNSLLLEGRHFKFECVNRIYDERNATLWTEQLYGSQMAMYESILASPHRTLNGEEADFFFVPVLDACIITRADDAPHLSLENHTGLRSSLTLEFYKKAYEHIIEKYPYWNRSAGKDHIWSFSWDEGACYAPKEIWNSMMLVHWGNTNSKHNHSTTAYWADNWDKIPSDRRGNHSCFDPAKDLVLPAWKRPDVTSLSAKLWSRPRENRKTLFYFNGNLGPAYTSGRPEATYSMGIRQKLADEFGSTPNKEGKLGKQYAEDVVVTPLRSENYHEDIANSTFCAVLPGDGWSGRMEDSILQGCIPVVIQSGK, encoded by the exons ATGTTTTCTGTTCAGAAGTGGAAATGCTCATGGTCTATGGTGGCTACAGTTGCTTCTATTATAGTGCTAGTTTCAGTAGTTCATCTATTCCTGTTTCCTGTCGTCCCATCTCTTGATTACTTCAGTGCTCGGCAAGTCCAGTACAAATGTGTTCCAATTAATTCATCACTTGAACAGAGTACTGATCATGTTTGGGAAAATAAACCACAAGGTCTTAATTTAGATCACAGGTTTCCTACCGACTTGCATAATGGAGTTGTTTATCGTAATGCACCGTGGAAGGCAGAGATAGGCCGCTGGCTTTCTGGTTGTGATGCTATTGCTACAGAAGTCAACATTGTTGAG ACACTAGGTGGGAGGCGCTGCAAATCTGACTGCAGTGGTCAAGGTGTTTGCAATCATGAGTTGGGCCAATGTAGATGCTTTCACGGATTTAGTG GAGAAGCATGCTCCGAGAGGCTAAATTTGAGTTGCAATTACCCTGGAACACCAGAGCTACCATATGGGAGATGGGTTGTCTCGATATGTTCTGCTCATTGTGACACTACTCGAGCTATGTGCTTTTGTGGAGAAGGCACAAAATATCCAAATCGTCCTGTGGCTGAGGCATGTGGGTTTCAAATGAA CTTACCTTCTGAACCTGAAGGTGCCAAACTGACTGATTGGGCAAAAGCCGACCTGGATAATATTTTTACAACAAATGGGAGCAAACCAGGATGGTGTAACGTAGACCCAGCTGCTGCATATGATTCAAAAGTGCTGTTTAAAGAGGAATGTGATTGCAAATATGATGGACTTTGGGGGCGTTTCTGTGAAGTTCCTGTTGAAAGTGTTTGTATCAATCAATGTTCTGGAAATGGCCATTGCCGTGGTGGGTTTTGTCAG tgCTATAATGGATGGTACGGGACAGACTGCAGTATTCCTTCAGTTGTATCTCCAATTGGAGAGTGGCCTAAGTGGCTCAAACCTGCTCATCTTGATATTCCTAGTAATGAAGTCACAGGCAGACTTGTCAATCTCAATGCTGCAGTTGAAAAGAAAAGGCcccttatatatgtatatgatttacCTCCTGAGTTCAATAGCTTGCTTCTTGAG GGACGGCATTTTAAGTTCGAGTGTGTGAACAGAATCTATGATGAAAGGAATGCAACATTGTGGACAGAGCAGTTGTATGGCTCCCAG ATGGCTATGTATGAGAGTATTCTAGCGAGTCCACATCGAACATTAAATGGTGAAGAAGCAGATTTTTTCTTTGTTCCTGTTCTGGATGCTTGCATCATAACACGTGCTGATGATGCACCCCATTTGAGCTTGGAG AACCATACTGGTTTGAGGAGCTCTCTCACTCTGGAATTTTATAAGAAGGCATATGAGCATATTATTGAGAAATATCCGTACTGGAACCGCTCAGCAGGAAAAGACCATATTTgg TCCTTTTCATGGGATGAAGGTGCTTGCTATGCCCCCAAGGAGATATGGAATAGCATGATGTTGGTTCACTGGGGTAATACAAATTCTAAGCACAACCACTCAACGACAGCCTACTGGGCTGACAACTGGGACAAGATTCCATCTGATAGAAGAGGCAACCATTCTTGTTTTGATCCTGCAAAAGATCTTGTTCTTCCTGCTTGGAAACGCCCTGATGTTACTTCTTTAAGTGCAAAACTGTGGTCTAG GCCTCGTGAGAACCGGAAGACACTTTTTTACTTCAATGGAAATCTAGGACCAGCTTACACAAGTGGAAGACCAGAAGCTAC GTATAGCATGGGGATCAGACAGAAACTGGCCGATGAATTTGGATCAACCCCTAACAAGGAAGGAAAACTAGGGAAACAGTATGCGGAAGATGTGGTTGTGACTCCACTTCGTTCTGAAAACTATCATGAGGATATAGCCAATTCTACTTTCTGTGCGGTGCTGCCTGGAGATGGCTGGAGTGGTCGTATGGAAGATAGTATTTTGCAAGGATGCATTCCTGTGGTTATTCAG AGTGGAAAATGA
- the LOC107891290 gene encoding DNA-binding protein SMUBP-2: MAMEGEKKKKSSPISLQQFISNITPLIDLEKEAEISASISSGATRNLDTAQKRGSTILNLKCVHAQTGLMGKTLLEFQSTKGDVLPAHKFGTHDVVVLKPNKADLGSPALGQGVVYQLKDSSITVAFDDVPEDGLNNPLRLEKVANEVTYRRMKDALIQLSKGVLKGPAADQVPVLFGERQPTVSKKGTVTFTPFNKNLDHSQRDAILKALSSKDVFLLHGPPGTGKTTTVVEIVLQEVKRGSKILACAASNIAVDNIVERLATHRVKMVRLGHPARLLPQVLDSALDAKVLRGDNSSLANDIRKEMKALNGKLLKTKDRNTRREIQKELRTLSKEERKRQQLAVTDVIKDADVILTTLTGAFSRKLDNTTFDLIIIDEAAQALEIACWMALLKGSRCILAGDHLQLRPTIQSVEAERKGLGRTLFERLADLYGDEVMSMLTVQYRMHELIMNWSSKELYSSKIKAHSSVATHMLFDLENVKKSTSTEPTLLLIDTTGCDMEEKKDEEESTLNEGEAEVAISHAKRLIHAGVHASDIGIITPYAAQVVLLKMLKSNEDKLKNVEISTVDGFQGREKEAIIISMVRSNSKKEVGFLSDRRRMNVAVTRARRQCCLVCDTETVSSDGFLKRLVEYFEEHGEYLSASEYCNE, encoded by the exons ATGGCGATGGagggagaaaagaagaaaaaatcatCTCCaatttctcttcaacaattcatCTCCAATATCACCCCTTTAATTGATTTGGAAAAG GAAGCTGAGATATCAGCTTCAATAAGTTCAGGAGCAACAAGAAATTTGGATACTGCTCAAAAGAGGGGCTCCACGATTCTAAATTTGAAGTGTGTTCACGCTCAG ACAGGGCTTATGGGGAAAACTCTACTTGAGTTCCAATCGACCAAAGGAGATGTTCTTCCTGCTCACAAG TTTGGAACCCATGATGTAGTTGTCCTAAAACCAAACAAGGCTGATTTAGGTTCTCCTGCTCTTGGACAAGGTGTAGTTTACCAGTTGAAG GATTCCTCAATCACAGTTGCTTTTGATGATGTACCTGAAGATGGTTTAAATAATCCTTTGCGTCTAGAAAAAGTGGCAAATGAG GTGACATATCGTAGGATGAAGGATGCCCTGATACAACTGAGTAAAGGTGTGCTGAAGGGTCCAGCTGCAGATCAAGTTCCTGTACTGTTTGGAGAGAGACAGCCAACAGTCTCAAAGAAGGGCACTGTCACATTCACCCCATTTAACAAAAACCTTGATCACTCTCAG AGAGATGCCATTTTAAAGGCACTGTCATCAAAGGATGTATTTTTGCTGCATGGACCTCCTGGAACCGGAAAAACTACAACAGTCGTGGAAATTGTACTACAAGAAGTGAAGCGAGGATCAAAGATACTTGCTTGTGCTGCTTCAAATATTGCTGTTGACAACATTGTTGAGCGACTTGCCACTCACAG AGTAAAGATGGTCAGATTGGGGCATCCTGCTCGATTATTACCTCAAGTTTTGGACAGTGCTCTTGATGCAAAG GTACTACGAGGAGATAATAGCTCTCTTGCAAATGACATTAGAAAGGAAATGAAG GCACTAAATGGGAAATTATTGAAAACCAAAGACAGAAATACAAGGAGAGAGATCCAGAAGGAGCTTAGAACTCTTTCAAAAGAAGAGCGTAAAAGGCAGCAGCTTGCTGTTACTGATGTAATTAAGGATGCAGATGTCATATTGACAACGTTGACTGGTGCATTTTCTCGCAAACTGGACAACACTACATttgatttgattattattgatgAAGCTGCGCAGGCTCTTGAAATAGCATGCTGGATGGCTCTACTAAAG GGCTCAAGATGTATACTTGCGGGGGACCATCTGCAGCTTCGTCCGACTATCCAGAGTGTTGAAGCTGAGAGGAAAGGGTTAGGAAGAACCCTTTTTGAACGCCTTGCAGATCTGTATGGAGATGAGGTCATGTCCATGCTCACTGTCCAGTACCGCATGCATGAGCTTATTATGAACTGGTCATCTAAAGAGCTTTACAGCAGCAAG ATCAAAGCCCATTCTAGTGTTGCTACGCACATGCTTTTTGATCTCGAGAATGTTAAGAAGTCAACTTCAACAGAACCAACCCTTCTTCTCATAGACACAACTGG GTGTGATATGGAAGAGAAGAAGGATGAGGAAGAGAGCACATTGAATGAAGGTGAAGCTGAGGTAGCTATTTCACATGCAAAGAGACTCATTCATGCTGGAGTCCATGCTTCTGATATTGGAATTATTACCCCTTATGCTGCACAG GTGGTCTTATTGAAGATGTTGAAAAGCAATGAAGATAAGCTAAAGAATGTGGAAATCTCAACTGTTGATGGTTTCCAAGGTCGAGAGAAGGAAGCGATTATCATTTCAATGGTTCGGTCAAACTCAAAGAAAGAG GTTGGTTTTTTAAGTGACCGAAGGCGAATGAATGTGGCTGTGACACGAGCAAGAAGACAGTGTTGTCTTGTATGTGACACTGAAACAGTTAGTAGCGATGGGTTCTTAAAGCGATTGGTTGAGTATTTTGAGGAGCATGGTGAGTATTTAAGTGCCTCTGAGTATTGTAATGAATAA
- the LOC107891291 gene encoding uncharacterized protein isoform X2, with the protein MFRPYTYGPRAAWLWIIEYVSSFPQLDISIISGLIETAPILPEDLEENTSERVALRCLEELFGPQNSHGSVSPVSRAVLNPSASCDDVLDHILYHILQKVPLSDLKNAGPELLRWDGHSFIEHKRATLPKCALEQLKDVILLDDPYLDGNENGPPSRSDDSNDENGNQEGNLIPQIKKNEELLGRSPIPSKRSRDELVAGNSKGVVSVNHGSMQCDLHLNAKKSKLVANPTCTIQAVAELPIHLHGDDEQLEDESQRIMKVTEIETNNLGKVSQIGEGDQDLCVASRTPGLMVEQKHGDIICPNVVINESSPVENGAPVKESSGDVGGNIDQDFTSSSQNSTSADGLQENVDLNGEKADMDHPCVEQICEDEDEIFNISLKKNLFLSSQRMASQDPVQNADWTEQNSCVKCNQNGRLLVCTSSGCLLAVHESCLNCPARFDDKGHFLCPFCACSVSISNYLEAKNKIILARKKLVAFMGLMGKLIQEQGRSWNHSKLNGNENLAGIQESGHLGREHEHKQEELPAKLKTSDDNPTTENTETFPINQVEVEGHDMLKEVVGPQITDARQKLVNSDGEESSTSADDKYIISSHSTRSKKSETRQSFSPTRQLRRKKAPWTNDEEEMLKKGVQEIANEDGTVPWKRILEFGTNVFLMDRTATDLKNKWRSMCKGSPGCK; encoded by the exons ATGTTTCGCCCTTACACTTATGGTCCAAGAGCTGCATGGCTTTGGATCATTGAGTACGTATCAAGCTTTCCCCAGCTAGATATTTCCATTATATCCG gTCTGATTGAAACAGCTCCAATTTTACCAGAGGACCTAGAAGAAAATACAAGTGAAAGGGTTGCTTTAAGATGCTTGGAGGAGTTATTTGGTCCTCAAAACAGTCATGGAAGTGTTTCTCCTGTTTCAAGAGCTGTTTTGAATCCTTCTGCAAGCTGCGATGATGTTCTTGATCACATACTGTATCACATACTGCAAAAG GTCCCATTATCTGATCTGAAAAATGCTGGACCAGAGCTTTTGAGATGGGATGGTCACTCCTTTATTGAGCATAAAAGAGCCACCCTACCTAAATGTGCATTAGAACAG TTGAAAGATGTTATTTTGCTGGACGATCCTTATCTTGATGGCAATGAAAATGGGCCTCCATCACGGTCTGATGACAGCAATGATGAAAATGGTAATCAAGAGGGTAACTTGATtccacaaattaaaaaaaatgaagagttgCTTGGAAGAAGTCCAATTCCGTCAAAGAGGTCTAGAGATGAGTTGGTTGCTGGAAATTCGAAGGGAGTAGTCAGTGTTAACCATGGTAGTATGCAATGTGATCTTCATTTGAATGCAAAGAAGTCAAAGCTAGTTGCAAATCCCACTTGTACTATTCAGGCTGTTGCGGAGCTTCCAATTCACCTGCATGGTGATGATGAGCAGTTGGAAGATGAATCTCAAAGGATTATGAAGGTTACTGAAATAGAGACTAATAACTTGGGAAAGGTTTCTCAGATAGGCGAGGGTGATCAAGATTTATGTGTTGCCTCAAGGACCCCTGGGCTGATGGTCGAGCAAAAGCATGGAGATATAATTTGCCCAAATGTTGTGATTAACGAATCCAGTCCTGTTGAAAATGGTGCACCGGTAAAGGAATCTAGTGGTGATGTGGGTGGAAATATTGATCAAGATTTTACATCAAGTTCCCAAAATTCTACCTCCGCTGATGGGTTGCAAGAAAATGTTGATCTGAATGGGGAAAAAGCTGACATGGATCATCCTTGTGTGGAACAAATATGCGAAGATGAAGATGAGATCTTTAACATTTCCTTAAAGAAGAACCTTTTCTTGAGTTCACAGCGCATGGCAAGTCAAGATCCTGTGCAAAATGCTGACTGGACAGAACAAAATTCTTGTGTCAAGTGTAATCAAAATGGTCGGTTGTTGGTCTGTACTTCTAGTGGTTGCCTGCTTGCGGTTCATGAGAGCTGCTTGAATTGCCCTGCAAGATTTGATGATAAGGGCCACTTTCTTTGCCCTTTCTGTGCATGCTCTGTTTCCATCTCAAATTACCTAGAAGCTAAGAACAAGATCATCTTGGCAAGGAAGAAACTAGTTGCATTTATGGGGCTTATGGGAAAACTTATTCAGGAGCAGGGGAGGTCTTGGAATCATTCAAAATTAAATGGCAATGAAAACCTTGCTGGAATTCAGGAGAGTGGGCATCTAGGAAGAGAGCATGAGCACAAACAGGAAGAACTACCAGCCAAGCTTAAAACCTCTGATGATAATCCAACCACTGAAAACACTGAAACTTTCCCCATAAATCAGGTAGAAGTTGAAGGACATGACATGCTAAAGGAAGTTGTAGGGCCTCAGATTACTGATGCACGTCAGAAACTTGTCAATAGTGATGGAGAGGAATCATCTACCAGTGCTGATGATAAGTATATAATATCTAGTCATTCTACAAGGTCCAAAAAAAGTGAGACAAGGCA ATCATTCTCGCCAACTCGACAATTGAGGAGAAAGAAAGCTCCATGGACAAATGACGAAGAAGAGATGCTCAAG AAGGGAGTGCAGGAGATTGCAAATGAGGATGGGACAGTTCCATGGAAGAGAATTTTGGAGTTTGGTACCAATGTGTTTCTTATGGATAGGACTGCAACAGACCTCAAGAATAAGTGGAGAAGTATGTGCAAGGGTAGCCCGGGATGCAAATGA
- the LOC107891291 gene encoding uncharacterized protein isoform X1 — protein sequence MFRPYTYGPRAAWLWIIEYVSSFPQLDISIISGLIETAPILPEDLEENTSERVALRCLEELFGPQNSHGSVSPVSRAVLNPSASCDDVLDHILYHILQKVPLSDLKNAGPELLRWDGHSFIEHKRATLPKCALEQQLKDVILLDDPYLDGNENGPPSRSDDSNDENGNQEGNLIPQIKKNEELLGRSPIPSKRSRDELVAGNSKGVVSVNHGSMQCDLHLNAKKSKLVANPTCTIQAVAELPIHLHGDDEQLEDESQRIMKVTEIETNNLGKVSQIGEGDQDLCVASRTPGLMVEQKHGDIICPNVVINESSPVENGAPVKESSGDVGGNIDQDFTSSSQNSTSADGLQENVDLNGEKADMDHPCVEQICEDEDEIFNISLKKNLFLSSQRMASQDPVQNADWTEQNSCVKCNQNGRLLVCTSSGCLLAVHESCLNCPARFDDKGHFLCPFCACSVSISNYLEAKNKIILARKKLVAFMGLMGKLIQEQGRSWNHSKLNGNENLAGIQESGHLGREHEHKQEELPAKLKTSDDNPTTENTETFPINQVEVEGHDMLKEVVGPQITDARQKLVNSDGEESSTSADDKYIISSHSTRSKKSETRQSFSPTRQLRRKKAPWTNDEEEMLKKGVQEIANEDGTVPWKRILEFGTNVFLMDRTATDLKNKWRSMCKGSPGCK from the exons ATGTTTCGCCCTTACACTTATGGTCCAAGAGCTGCATGGCTTTGGATCATTGAGTACGTATCAAGCTTTCCCCAGCTAGATATTTCCATTATATCCG gTCTGATTGAAACAGCTCCAATTTTACCAGAGGACCTAGAAGAAAATACAAGTGAAAGGGTTGCTTTAAGATGCTTGGAGGAGTTATTTGGTCCTCAAAACAGTCATGGAAGTGTTTCTCCTGTTTCAAGAGCTGTTTTGAATCCTTCTGCAAGCTGCGATGATGTTCTTGATCACATACTGTATCACATACTGCAAAAG GTCCCATTATCTGATCTGAAAAATGCTGGACCAGAGCTTTTGAGATGGGATGGTCACTCCTTTATTGAGCATAAAAGAGCCACCCTACCTAAATGTGCATTAGAACAG CAGTTGAAAGATGTTATTTTGCTGGACGATCCTTATCTTGATGGCAATGAAAATGGGCCTCCATCACGGTCTGATGACAGCAATGATGAAAATGGTAATCAAGAGGGTAACTTGATtccacaaattaaaaaaaatgaagagttgCTTGGAAGAAGTCCAATTCCGTCAAAGAGGTCTAGAGATGAGTTGGTTGCTGGAAATTCGAAGGGAGTAGTCAGTGTTAACCATGGTAGTATGCAATGTGATCTTCATTTGAATGCAAAGAAGTCAAAGCTAGTTGCAAATCCCACTTGTACTATTCAGGCTGTTGCGGAGCTTCCAATTCACCTGCATGGTGATGATGAGCAGTTGGAAGATGAATCTCAAAGGATTATGAAGGTTACTGAAATAGAGACTAATAACTTGGGAAAGGTTTCTCAGATAGGCGAGGGTGATCAAGATTTATGTGTTGCCTCAAGGACCCCTGGGCTGATGGTCGAGCAAAAGCATGGAGATATAATTTGCCCAAATGTTGTGATTAACGAATCCAGTCCTGTTGAAAATGGTGCACCGGTAAAGGAATCTAGTGGTGATGTGGGTGGAAATATTGATCAAGATTTTACATCAAGTTCCCAAAATTCTACCTCCGCTGATGGGTTGCAAGAAAATGTTGATCTGAATGGGGAAAAAGCTGACATGGATCATCCTTGTGTGGAACAAATATGCGAAGATGAAGATGAGATCTTTAACATTTCCTTAAAGAAGAACCTTTTCTTGAGTTCACAGCGCATGGCAAGTCAAGATCCTGTGCAAAATGCTGACTGGACAGAACAAAATTCTTGTGTCAAGTGTAATCAAAATGGTCGGTTGTTGGTCTGTACTTCTAGTGGTTGCCTGCTTGCGGTTCATGAGAGCTGCTTGAATTGCCCTGCAAGATTTGATGATAAGGGCCACTTTCTTTGCCCTTTCTGTGCATGCTCTGTTTCCATCTCAAATTACCTAGAAGCTAAGAACAAGATCATCTTGGCAAGGAAGAAACTAGTTGCATTTATGGGGCTTATGGGAAAACTTATTCAGGAGCAGGGGAGGTCTTGGAATCATTCAAAATTAAATGGCAATGAAAACCTTGCTGGAATTCAGGAGAGTGGGCATCTAGGAAGAGAGCATGAGCACAAACAGGAAGAACTACCAGCCAAGCTTAAAACCTCTGATGATAATCCAACCACTGAAAACACTGAAACTTTCCCCATAAATCAGGTAGAAGTTGAAGGACATGACATGCTAAAGGAAGTTGTAGGGCCTCAGATTACTGATGCACGTCAGAAACTTGTCAATAGTGATGGAGAGGAATCATCTACCAGTGCTGATGATAAGTATATAATATCTAGTCATTCTACAAGGTCCAAAAAAAGTGAGACAAGGCA ATCATTCTCGCCAACTCGACAATTGAGGAGAAAGAAAGCTCCATGGACAAATGACGAAGAAGAGATGCTCAAG AAGGGAGTGCAGGAGATTGCAAATGAGGATGGGACAGTTCCATGGAAGAGAATTTTGGAGTTTGGTACCAATGTGTTTCTTATGGATAGGACTGCAACAGACCTCAAGAATAAGTGGAGAAGTATGTGCAAGGGTAGCCCGGGATGCAAATGA